The Gottschalkia purinilytica genome includes a region encoding these proteins:
- a CDS encoding PstA family ABC transporter permease: MREKKKDLLIRIWLGVSIVSSTFLVLYILGYIFKNGFEAISLDFIFNSPKGIPIGAEGGIFPAIVGSIILTIFASLFASILGISTAIYNTFYCKNEKRKSFICMIVQCISGIPSIVLGLFGYTLLVLYLDFGRSVLSAGITLGIMIFPFIEVRIEKILQETDSNIISSSYALGVSKEYTILKLVLPLCKSEIVSCVLLAGGLAIGATAPIILTGAVISAPVPNSIFSPVMALPFHLYILVNESLSLKNAYGTSLIMIILLLLINFLSIFIVSRRSSK, from the coding sequence ATGAGAGAGAAAAAGAAGGATTTATTAATTAGAATATGGCTTGGTGTAAGTATAGTTAGTTCTACTTTCTTAGTGTTATATATTTTAGGATACATATTTAAAAATGGATTTGAGGCTATTAGTTTGGACTTTATATTTAATAGTCCAAAAGGCATACCAATAGGTGCTGAAGGAGGAATATTTCCAGCTATTGTTGGAAGCATTATTTTAACTATATTTGCATCTTTATTTGCTTCTATTTTAGGAATATCAACAGCAATATATAATACTTTTTATTGTAAAAATGAAAAAAGAAAAAGCTTTATTTGTATGATAGTACAATGTATATCTGGAATACCTTCCATAGTGTTAGGCCTATTTGGATATACATTATTAGTCCTTTACTTAGACTTTGGAAGATCTGTTTTATCAGCAGGAATAACCTTAGGTATTATGATATTTCCTTTTATTGAAGTAAGGATAGAAAAGATATTACAAGAAACTGATAGTAACATTATCAGTTCATCTTATGCTTTGGGAGTATCTAAAGAGTATACTATTTTAAAGTTAGTATTACCTCTATGTAAAAGTGAAATAGTTTCTTGTGTATTACTAGCAGGTGGATTGGCTATAGGGGCTACAGCTCCTATAATACTTACTGGAGCAGTAATATCTGCACCAGTGCCTAATTCAATTTTTTCTCCTGTGATGGCTCTACCTTTTCACCTATATATACTTGTGAATGAAAGTTTATCGTTAAAAAATGCTTATGGAACATCACTTATAATGATTATATTACTTTTATTAATAAACTTTTTATCTATATTTATTGTTTCAAGAAGAAGCAGTAAATAA
- the pstC gene encoding phosphate ABC transporter permease subunit PstC, whose translation MRKIQERIFIITIKTLTFISILLLGFIIFFIFKESFTFFKNHSIAKFLLGKSWAPTLQEPKFSILPMILSTLYVAFIATLIALPIGIGSALFLSTYLNKNKKRYIRLLVEVLAGIPSVVYGFIGLVVLVKLFETKLSLSSGESVLTGGILLSIMILPYIISICDESIERIYDKYLISSNALGVSKAYMIRKIVLKECRRSILAGVVLALGRAMGETMAVMMVIGNSPIMPRLLGKCQTIPSLIALEMGMTEVGSMHYHALFASGFVLMVLILIINIALHYIKKSIGY comes from the coding sequence ATGAGAAAAATACAAGAGAGAATATTCATAATTACAATAAAGACTTTAACTTTTATATCTATATTACTACTTGGTTTCATAATTTTTTTCATATTTAAAGAAAGCTTTACGTTTTTTAAAAATCACTCTATAGCAAAATTTTTATTGGGTAAATCATGGGCTCCTACTCTTCAAGAACCTAAGTTTTCTATATTACCTATGATACTATCTACTCTTTATGTTGCTTTTATAGCTACTTTAATCGCACTACCTATAGGAATCGGTAGTGCACTATTTTTGTCTACTTATTTAAATAAGAATAAAAAAAGATATATAAGATTACTTGTAGAGGTATTAGCAGGAATTCCTTCTGTAGTTTATGGGTTTATTGGACTAGTTGTTTTAGTTAAACTATTTGAAACGAAATTATCGTTATCATCTGGTGAGAGTGTTTTAACAGGAGGAATACTATTATCTATAATGATATTACCTTATATAATTTCTATATGTGATGAATCAATAGAAAGAATATATGATAAATACTTAATTTCTTCAAATGCTCTAGGAGTATCTAAAGCTTACATGATTAGGAAAATAGTTTTAAAGGAATGTAGAAGGAGTATATTAGCAGGAGTAGTACTTGCATTAGGCAGGGCTATGGGAGAAACTATGGCTGTTATGATGGTTATAGGTAACTCACCTATAATGCCAAGGTTATTAGGAAAATGTCAAACTATACCTTCATTAATTGCACTAGAAATGGGGATGACAGAAGTAGGAAGTATGCATTACCATGCACTTTTTGCATCAGGATTTGTTCTCATGGTTTTAATTTTAATTATAAATATTGCACTACATTATATTAAAAAATCTATAGGTTATTAA
- the dnaX gene encoding DNA polymerase III subunit gamma/tau has protein sequence MAYQALYRKFRPKVFDDVLGQEHITTTLKNQILNNNVAHAYLFSGIRGTGKTSTAKIFSRAINCVNNKDGNPCNECEICKGILSDTVMDVVEIDAASNNSVEDIRELRENSKYPPSKSKLKVYIVDEVHMLSKGAFNALLKTLEEPPKHLVFILATTEPQKLPATILSRCQRFDFKRITSYDIVENMKKICEDLDITIEDRALNLIARNSDGAMRDALSILDQCISFSSKEVSYDYVLSVLGAVNNELIFELTNNIIEKNIDNILDNIHNIVQSGKDINQFIKDLILHFRNLMIVKSSSNTESTINENMDIVEELKAQSDKINLGTIISYLNILSEAETQSKWSSQPRIILEVSIMKMINVIPEATVEDLLKRIDDLESKIKNGNFINNVSVNTSKTNNIDVGIKERQPGKSYNEKEELIEKTEKVSQNDIKQDNNELEEDVRIPNTDISFDYVSKEWSNILKKVKTEKIGLHALIMEGKPANLKNGVLTIAFDEGFGFHKDAVDKKENKESIEKIISDYLNSKIELKLIMASEIVNVQQEKIKSEDNSKELIEEVIDIFGEEVVEVED, from the coding sequence ATGGCTTATCAAGCACTTTATAGAAAGTTCAGACCTAAAGTATTCGATGATGTTTTAGGTCAGGAACATATAACAACCACGCTTAAAAATCAAATATTAAATAATAACGTGGCTCATGCATATCTTTTTTCTGGAATTAGGGGAACTGGTAAGACTTCTACAGCAAAGATATTTTCAAGAGCTATTAACTGTGTAAATAATAAAGATGGTAACCCTTGCAATGAATGTGAAATATGTAAAGGTATATTAAGTGACACTGTAATGGATGTAGTTGAAATAGATGCAGCTTCTAATAACAGTGTAGAAGATATAAGAGAGCTCAGAGAAAATTCCAAGTACCCACCATCTAAAAGTAAACTCAAGGTTTATATAGTGGACGAGGTTCATATGTTATCAAAAGGTGCTTTTAATGCACTCCTTAAAACATTGGAAGAACCACCAAAGCATCTTGTATTTATATTGGCTACGACAGAACCTCAAAAGCTTCCAGCTACTATATTATCAAGATGTCAGAGATTTGATTTTAAAAGAATAACGTCTTATGATATAGTAGAAAATATGAAAAAGATATGTGAAGATTTGGATATAACTATAGAGGATAGGGCCTTAAATCTTATAGCAAGAAATTCAGATGGAGCTATGAGGGATGCACTAAGTATACTAGATCAATGTATATCTTTCTCTTCAAAAGAAGTAAGTTACGATTATGTGTTATCTGTACTAGGTGCTGTTAATAACGAATTAATATTCGAACTTACTAATAATATAATTGAGAAAAACATAGATAATATATTAGATAATATTCATAATATAGTTCAGAGTGGAAAAGATATAAACCAGTTTATAAAAGATTTGATATTACACTTTAGGAACTTAATGATTGTAAAGAGCTCTAGTAATACTGAAAGCACTATTAACGAAAATATGGATATAGTAGAAGAATTAAAGGCTCAATCTGATAAAATAAATTTAGGAACTATAATAAGTTATTTAAACATATTATCAGAAGCAGAGACACAAAGTAAATGGTCTTCACAGCCTAGAATAATACTAGAAGTTAGTATTATGAAAATGATAAATGTAATACCAGAAGCTACTGTAGAAGATCTCCTAAAAAGAATAGATGATTTAGAAAGTAAAATTAAAAATGGTAATTTTATAAATAATGTATCTGTTAATACTAGTAAAACTAATAATATAGATGTAGGTATTAAAGAAAGACAACCTGGTAAAAGTTATAACGAAAAAGAAGAACTAATAGAAAAAACTGAAAAAGTATCACAGAATGATATTAAACAAGATAATAATGAACTCGAAGAAGATGTTAGAATACCTAATACTGATATATCTTTTGACTATGTATCAAAAGAATGGAGTAATATTTTAAAGAAAGTAAAAACAGAAAAGATAGGACTTCATGCTCTTATAATGGAAGGTAAGCCAGCTAATCTAAAAAATGGTGTTCTTACAATAGCTTTTGATGAAGGATTCGGATTTCATAAAGATGCTGTAGATAAAAAAGAAAACAAAGAGTCAATAGAAAAAATAATAAGTGATTACTTAAATTCTAAAATAGAACTTAAACTTATAATGGCAAGTGAAATAGTAAATGTACAGCAAGAAAAAATAAAATCTGAAGATAATAGTAAGGAATTAATAGAAGAAGTAATAGATATATTTGGAGAAGAAGTAGTAGAAGTTGAGGATTAA
- a CDS encoding MerR family transcriptional regulator: MFKIGDFARLNKVTVKTLRHYDGLGLLQPEKIDSFTGYRYYSASQMPRLNRILSLKDIGFSLDEIALILNKNMDLEQIRTLLELKHLEILDRVKNEQARLSRIETFIKMYKQEEYIMKYDIVLKEIEPVRVAALRDTIPTYSEQGHLWEELAGHIEKHGAKIVPPCMIIYHDIGYKEECVDAEVVEPIDGDLPDTKRIKIKKLESVKEMACVIHKGSYQTLHMAYNAISKWIEENKYEIIGPQRELYLKGEWITSDQDEFITEIQFPVRKING; encoded by the coding sequence ATGTTTAAAATTGGAGATTTTGCAAGATTAAATAAAGTGACAGTCAAAACGCTAAGACATTATGACGGTCTTGGATTGTTACAGCCTGAAAAAATTGATTCTTTTACAGGATATCGATACTACTCTGCGAGTCAGATGCCGAGACTAAACCGTATACTTTCGTTAAAGGATATTGGATTTTCTCTAGACGAGATTGCTTTGATATTAAATAAGAATATGGATTTGGAGCAAATACGGACTCTATTGGAATTGAAACATTTAGAAATCCTAGACAGAGTAAAGAATGAACAAGCAAGACTTAGTCGTATTGAAACTTTCATTAAAATGTATAAACAGGAGGAATATATCATGAAATATGATATTGTGTTAAAAGAAATTGAACCTGTGAGAGTCGCAGCACTAAGAGATACTATTCCAACCTATAGTGAACAAGGACATTTGTGGGAAGAGCTGGCAGGACATATAGAAAAGCACGGTGCTAAGATAGTTCCACCATGTATGATTATATACCATGATATAGGATATAAGGAAGAGTGTGTTGATGCTGAAGTAGTTGAACCAATTGATGGAGACTTGCCTGATACTAAGAGAATCAAGATTAAAAAGCTTGAGAGTGTAAAAGAAATGGCATGTGTCATTCATAAAGGATCATATCAAACTCTTCATATGGCTTATAATGCCATTTCCAAATGGATTGAAGAGAATAAGTATGAAATCATTGGGCCTCAGAGGGAATTATACCTAAAGGGAGAGTGGATAACTTCAGATCAGGATGAATTCATAACTGAAATTCAGTTTCCAGTACGAAAAATAAATGGATAA
- a CDS encoding GNAT family N-acetyltransferase, whose product MDNFEFTNGNIELLDLVQPLWEKLNKHHKINSNYFSDKFKNLNFEVRKNQFINDKNLKLKVDLIKDKEKDLYIGYCISTINKDLIGEVDSLFIEKEYRKYGLGDKLMNRALEWLNINKVKTKIIGVAEGNESVLEFYKKYGFYKRRVILEQINE is encoded by the coding sequence ATGGACAATTTTGAATTTACAAATGGGAATATAGAATTACTTGATTTAGTACAACCTTTATGGGAAAAATTGAATAAACATCATAAAATTAACTCCAATTATTTTTCTGATAAGTTCAAAAATCTGAATTTTGAAGTTAGAAAGAACCAGTTTATTAACGACAAGAATTTAAAGCTCAAAGTAGATTTAATTAAAGATAAGGAAAAAGATTTATATATAGGTTATTGCATTAGTACAATAAATAAGGACTTAATTGGAGAAGTTGATTCTCTTTTTATTGAGAAAGAATATCGTAAGTATGGTTTAGGTGATAAATTAATGAATAGGGCATTAGAATGGTTAAATATCAATAAAGTAAAAACAAAAATAATAGGAGTAGCAGAAGGAAACGAAAGTGTATTAGAATTTTACAAAAAATATGGTTTTTATAAAAGAAGGGTAATTTTAGAGCAGATAAATGAATAG
- a CDS encoding GNAT family N-acetyltransferase produces the protein MIRLLTQADEKMILEYLKRNEIATSFLYANIIEFGIDNIRDTRRCADYYGFFDGEVLKGILPFYNLGSCIPHYEDDEAIPLFAELMKDRKFEFLLGMSKVIKPLYEKIKGHKEIWEYDESYYFINKAFKPFILDEINFINVNEINSEDIVDFIVDARANGFNQTVTREDIRETLAQRGKEEEFIIAEKNNKMVAQACVQVYTHRTNQIGSVYTIKEERGKGYCKAIVSQMCTRIIARGKVPTLSVKKNNIPAVKAYTTLGFEYYDDYLIVRLN, from the coding sequence ATGATTAGATTACTTACACAGGCTGATGAAAAGATGATTTTAGAATATCTCAAAAGAAATGAGATTGCAACATCATTTTTATATGCCAATATTATTGAATTTGGTATTGATAATATAAGAGACACAAGAAGATGTGCAGATTACTATGGATTTTTCGACGGAGAAGTGCTAAAAGGCATTTTACCTTTCTATAATCTTGGAAGTTGTATACCTCACTACGAGGATGATGAAGCTATACCTTTATTTGCAGAACTAATGAAGGATAGAAAATTTGAATTTTTACTTGGCATGAGTAAAGTTATAAAACCATTATACGAAAAAATTAAAGGTCATAAAGAAATTTGGGAATATGATGAAAGCTATTATTTTATAAACAAAGCTTTCAAACCTTTCATATTGGATGAAATAAACTTTATAAATGTAAATGAAATAAATAGTGAAGATATAGTTGATTTTATTGTAGATGCACGTGCTAATGGATTTAATCAGACTGTAACAAGAGAAGATATTAGGGAAACATTAGCGCAAAGAGGGAAAGAAGAAGAATTTATTATTGCAGAAAAGAATAATAAAATGGTAGCACAAGCATGTGTACAGGTATATACTCATAGAACTAACCAGATTGGTAGTGTCTATACAATTAAAGAAGAAAGAGGTAAGGGGTATTGTAAAGCAATTGTATCTCAAATGTGTACTAGAATTATTGCGAGAGGTAAGGTACCAACTCTTTCTGTTAAAAAGAATAACATACCTGCCGTTAAGGCCTATACTACATTAGGGTTTGAATATTATGATGATTATTTAATAGTGAGACTTAATTAA
- a CDS encoding YjdF family protein gives MNKIKSKLTVYFDSPFWSCIVEVEDSDIYKVSKTVFGSEPKDYEVYEWILKEYYNLKFSSNKSSSEFKEKRINPKRLQRQVRKEINNQSIGTKAQEAIKESLKASKLERKKYKKLRKEEQKELKFQLKQQKKKEKHKGH, from the coding sequence TTGAATAAAATCAAGTCAAAACTTACTGTATATTTTGATAGCCCGTTTTGGAGTTGTATAGTAGAGGTTGAAGACTCAGATATTTATAAGGTATCAAAAACAGTCTTTGGTTCAGAGCCTAAAGATTATGAAGTATACGAATGGATTCTTAAAGAGTATTATAATCTAAAATTTAGTTCCAATAAGTCATCTTCTGAATTTAAAGAGAAAAGAATAAATCCAAAAAGGCTACAAAGACAAGTAAGAAAAGAAATTAATAATCAAAGTATAGGAACAAAAGCTCAGGAAGCAATCAAAGAATCTTTGAAAGCTAGTAAGTTAGAACGGAAAAAATATAAAAAATTGCGTAAAGAAGAACAAAAAGAACTGAAATTCCAACTAAAACAGCAAAAAAAGAAAGAGAAGCATAAGGGACATTAG
- a CDS encoding dipeptidase, with protein MIFDGHADIWTDVNVKRKKGFKDIFKSMHLERFKKGNINGGIFIVWPEPPYNENTKNRVIHMIENMSTEIMENQDLIHIVKQGCDLDKGIRQGKMTVIIGLEGLSYIGKNVDLIDTLYMLGARHASLTWNEENELATGIDGDPNRGLTKHGINVIRKMERLGMIIDVSHANEKTFWDIYENTSKPFIASHSNCKTLCNVPRNITDRQLRAIGKRKGIVGLNVYREFVHEDKNKQNLKYLINHIDHMVDTIGIDSVAFGFDFCEYLEDDSSGEFSKNPTEINTIGVEDASQVGNIINELIRRGYTTEDIEKISYKNFFRVIKTILK; from the coding sequence ATGATATTTGATGGTCATGCTGATATATGGACAGATGTTAATGTAAAAAGAAAAAAAGGATTTAAGGATATTTTCAAAAGTATGCATTTAGAGAGATTTAAAAAAGGAAATATAAATGGAGGTATATTTATAGTATGGCCAGAGCCTCCCTACAATGAGAATACTAAAAATAGAGTTATACATATGATAGAAAACATGTCTACAGAAATCATGGAAAATCAAGATTTAATTCACATAGTAAAACAAGGTTGTGATCTAGATAAAGGAATTAGACAAGGAAAGATGACTGTAATTATAGGACTTGAAGGACTCAGTTATATAGGAAAAAATGTAGACTTAATAGATACTCTTTATATGTTAGGAGCTAGGCATGCATCTCTTACATGGAATGAAGAAAATGAGTTAGCAACAGGTATAGACGGAGATCCTAATAGAGGTCTTACCAAGCATGGTATAAATGTCATAAGAAAAATGGAAAGGTTAGGTATGATAATAGATGTATCTCATGCAAATGAAAAAACATTTTGGGATATATATGAAAATACAAGTAAACCGTTCATTGCATCTCATTCAAATTGCAAAACACTTTGTAACGTGCCAAGGAATATTACAGATAGACAACTAAGAGCTATAGGAAAAAGAAAAGGAATAGTGGGATTAAATGTATATAGAGAATTTGTTCATGAAGATAAAAATAAGCAAAATTTAAAATACCTAATCAACCATATAGATCATATGGTTGATACTATTGGAATAGATAGTGTTGCATTTGGATTTGACTTTTGTGAATATTTAGAAGACGATAGTTCAGGAGAGTTTTCAAAAAATCCTACTGAAATAAATACAATAGGAGTAGAAGATGCTTCACAAGTGGGAAATATAATAAATGAATTAATAAGAAGAGGGTACACAACAGAAGATATTGAAAAGATAAGCTATAAAAACTTTTTTAGAGTTATAAAAACCATACTAAAATAA
- the recR gene encoding recombination mediator RecR, with translation MEYFAYPVANLIEEFSKLPGIGKKTAQRLAFHVLNMSPNDAQGLASAIVEAKKNIRYCSVCSNLTDKDPCSICESKRRDETYICVVEDPRDVIAIEKTKEFNGLYHVLHGTISPMEGIGPEDIKIKELLQRAYEGNVKEVILATNPTIEGEATSMYISKLLKPMGIKTTRLAYGIPVGGDLEYADEVTLSKALEGRREI, from the coding sequence GTGGAATACTTTGCTTATCCAGTAGCAAATTTAATAGAAGAATTTTCTAAGCTTCCTGGAATCGGAAAAAAAACAGCTCAGAGATTAGCTTTTCATGTATTAAATATGAGTCCGAATGATGCACAAGGATTAGCAAGTGCAATAGTAGAAGCTAAAAAAAATATAAGATACTGTAGTGTATGTAGTAACTTAACAGATAAAGATCCATGTTCTATATGTGAAAGTAAGAGAAGAGATGAAACTTATATCTGTGTTGTGGAAGATCCGAGAGATGTTATTGCAATAGAAAAAACTAAAGAGTTTAATGGTCTATACCATGTACTACATGGAACTATATCTCCTATGGAAGGGATAGGACCTGAAGATATAAAAATTAAAGAGTTATTACAAAGAGCATATGAGGGAAATGTAAAAGAAGTTATATTGGCTACTAATCCAACTATTGAAGGAGAAGCTACTTCAATGTATATTTCAAAATTACTAAAGCCTATGGGAATAAAAACTACAAGATTAGCTTACGGAATACCTGTAGGAGGAGATTTAGAGTATGCGGATGAAGTTACATTGTCAAAAGCATTAGAAGGAAGAAGAGAAATATAG
- a CDS encoding phosphate ABC transporter ATP-binding protein, protein MSILTIEKLSVYYEKKNILKEISMNIHKHKITSIIGPSGCGKSTLLLSLNLMIENLGGKIEGEVKFNEKDILDIPKEELRKKVGIVFQKPTPFPLSIYKNLTYAPIYYGIKDKATLDKIAKDKLKICNLYDEIHEDMNMSALNLSGGQQQRLCIARTLTVEPEVILLDEPCSALDIKNTENIETMLTNLSERYTIVIVTHNLSQAKRISDYTAFMLNGELIEFGTTKEIFENPRDKRTKEYIEGIYG, encoded by the coding sequence ATGAGTATATTAACTATAGAAAAATTATCTGTATATTATGAAAAAAAGAATATATTGAAAGAGATAAGTATGAATATTCATAAACATAAGATTACATCTATAATAGGACCATCTGGATGTGGAAAATCTACTTTACTTTTATCTTTAAATCTTATGATAGAAAATTTAGGTGGAAAAATAGAAGGAGAAGTTAAATTTAATGAAAAAGATATATTAGATATTCCTAAAGAGGAATTAAGAAAAAAGGTAGGAATAGTTTTTCAGAAACCTACTCCTTTTCCATTATCTATATATAAGAATCTAACTTATGCACCTATATATTATGGAATAAAAGATAAAGCTACTTTAGATAAAATAGCAAAAGATAAGCTAAAAATATGTAATCTTTATGATGAGATACACGAAGACATGAATATGTCAGCTCTTAATCTATCAGGAGGTCAGCAACAAAGATTATGTATTGCTAGAACACTTACAGTAGAACCTGAGGTTATACTTTTAGATGAGCCCTGCTCAGCACTAGATATTAAAAATACTGAAAATATTGAAACGATGCTAACAAATTTATCTGAAAGATATACTATAGTAATTGTCACACATAATCTATCTCAAGCCAAGAGAATATCAGACTATACAGCTTTTATGCTAAATGGAGAGCTAATAGAATTTGGAACAACTAAAGAAATATTTGAAAATCCTAGAGATAAAAGAACTAAAGAATATATAGAAGGAATATATGGTTAA
- a CDS encoding HAD family hydrolase → MLKYNIPGRKDIEIENIVFDYNGTIAVDGKVREEIKELILKLKNYVKVHILTADTYGTVTKECESLGINVMTFPSDKAGESKRNIVIGLNKDKTICVGNGFNDIQMAKESAISIAVIGEEGCCGQLLFSSDIVVNSIEDAINIILNKNRVKATLRG, encoded by the coding sequence ATGTTAAAGTATAATATACCAGGTAGAAAAGATATAGAAATAGAAAACATAGTATTTGACTATAATGGAACAATAGCTGTAGATGGAAAAGTTAGAGAAGAAATTAAAGAGTTAATATTAAAATTAAAGAACTACGTTAAGGTACATATATTAACAGCTGATACATATGGTACAGTAACAAAAGAGTGTGAAAGTCTAGGTATTAATGTTATGACTTTTCCAAGTGATAAAGCTGGTGAATCAAAACGTAATATAGTTATAGGTCTAAATAAGGATAAGACAATATGTGTAGGAAATGGATTTAATGATATACAAATGGCTAAAGAATCAGCAATATCTATAGCTGTAATAGGAGAAGAAGGATGTTGTGGTCAACTTTTATTTAGTTCAGATATAGTCGTTAACTCTATAGAGGATGCTATAAATATTATTTTAAACAAAAATAGAGTTAAAGCTACTTTAAGAGGATGA
- a CDS encoding YtrH family sporulation protein, with translation MIFFSNLLYTFLIAFGVVIGASFFAGIGALINNHPPFKTMLDVSSSIKIWAVAVGLGGTFSSFQIIEQGLLKGEIRSIIKQIAFIMSALVGSNLGYFVIKLLEKCGNLWIE, from the coding sequence ATGATCTTTTTTAGTAATCTTTTATATACATTCTTAATTGCTTTTGGAGTAGTTATTGGAGCTAGTTTCTTTGCAGGTATAGGAGCACTAATTAACAATCATCCCCCTTTTAAAACTATGCTTGATGTATCTAGCTCTATAAAAATATGGGCAGTAGCAGTAGGACTAGGAGGAACTTTTTCTTCTTTTCAAATAATAGAACAAGGTCTTCTTAAGGGGGAAATTAGATCTATAATTAAACAAATAGCATTTATTATGTCTGCTTTAGTTGGCTCAAATTTGGGCTATTTCGTAATAAAATTACTTGAAAAGTGTGGTAATTTATGGATAGAATAA
- a CDS encoding YbaB/EbfC family nucleoid-associated protein: MKFPGMGGNMGNMMKQVQKMQKKMVELQAELEEKEVETSAGGGAVTVKANGKKEIVSIVIDKDVVDPDDVEMLQDLILAATNEALRKAEEMVSGEMQKLTGGMNLPGLF; encoded by the coding sequence ATGAAATTTCCTGGTATGGGTGGCAACATGGGTAATATGATGAAACAAGTTCAAAAAATGCAAAAGAAGATGGTGGAACTTCAAGCAGAACTAGAAGAAAAAGAAGTAGAAACAAGTGCTGGTGGTGGAGCAGTTACTGTTAAAGCTAATGGTAAAAAAGAAATTGTTTCAATTGTTATAGATAAAGATGTAGTAGATCCAGATGATGTTGAAATGTTACAAGATTTAATTCTTGCTGCAACAAATGAAGCGTTAAGAAAAGCAGAGGAAATGGTTTCAGGAGAAATGCAAAAATTAACTGGTGGGATGAACTTACCAGGATTATTCTAG
- a CDS encoding phosphate ABC transporter substrate-binding protein, whose protein sequence is MKRFFSIFISVFLSLSLVLTGCSKDNKDQSNEAKDNVQTSSEDVKKFEPSITFNGSSTLAPVISAISTDFIEDNTTWNKVDDKFPEENIAIYVSAGGSGAGIKAVIDGTSDFGMVAREIKEEEKKKIKDIKEVKIGIDALTIAVNPENPLHKVKNDLSKDEIKKIFAGEYKYWDEVDKSLPHTEIVVVTRDLSGGAHEVFQKNIMGDTQVRQDAIQSPSMGALVSKIMENKNTMGYASFGMVNQNEGKLIPLKVDGVEPTKESILDGSYIISRPLIVVKKGELTPTQQHFIDTVMSEEGLKIIEEMGFVPVK, encoded by the coding sequence ATGAAAAGGTTTTTTAGCATTTTTATTTCAGTTTTTTTAAGCTTAAGTTTAGTTTTAACTGGATGTAGTAAGGATAATAAGGATCAGTCTAATGAAGCTAAAGATAATGTACAAACTAGCTCAGAAGATGTGAAAAAGTTTGAACCAAGTATAACATTTAATGGATCGTCAACACTTGCACCAGTTATATCTGCTATATCTACAGATTTTATAGAAGATAATACAACTTGGAATAAAGTAGATGATAAATTTCCAGAAGAAAATATAGCTATATATGTATCAGCAGGAGGATCAGGTGCAGGAATTAAAGCTGTTATAGATGGAACTAGCGATTTTGGTATGGTTGCTAGAGAAATAAAGGAAGAAGAAAAGAAAAAAATAAAAGATATAAAAGAAGTAAAAATAGGAATAGATGCATTAACTATAGCTGTAAATCCAGAAAATCCTTTACATAAAGTTAAAAATGATCTTAGTAAAGATGAAATAAAAAAAATATTTGCAGGTGAGTATAAATATTGGGACGAAGTGGACAAGTCTCTTCCACATACAGAAATAGTTGTAGTGACTAGGGACTTAAGTGGAGGTGCCCATGAAGTATTCCAAAAGAATATAATGGGAGATACTCAAGTAAGACAAGATGCTATTCAGTCACCTTCAATGGGAGCATTAGTTTCTAAAATTATGGAAAATAAAAATACTATGGGATATGCTTCTTTTGGTATGGTTAATCAGAATGAAGGTAAATTAATACCATTAAAAGTAGATGGAGTTGAGCCTACTAAAGAAAGCATTTTAGATGGATCATATATAATATCCAGACCTCTTATTGTAGTTAAAAAAGGAGAACTTACACCAACACAACAACATTTTATAGATACAGTTATGTCAGAAGAAGGATTAAAGATTATAGAAGAAATGGGATTTGTTCCAGTAAAATAG